In the genome of Thunnus albacares chromosome 16, fThuAlb1.1, whole genome shotgun sequence, the window tgttgttgttgtctctcagcctctgactgttgttgttgttgtctctcagcctctgagtgttgttgttgttgtctctcagcttctgactgttgttgttgttgtctctcagcttctgactgttgttgttgttgtctctcagcctctgactgttgttgttgttgtctctcagcctctgactgttgttgttgttgtctctcagcctctgagtgttgttgttgttgtctctcagcttctgactgttgttgttgttgtctctcagcttctgactgttgttgttgttgtctctcagcctctgactgttgttgttgttgtctctcagcctctgactgttgttgttgttgtctctcagcttctgactgttgttgttgttgtctctcagcctctgagtgttgttgttgttgtctctcagcttctgactgttgttgttgtctctcagcctctgagtgttgttgttgttgtctctcagcttctgagtgttgttgttgttgtctctcagcttctgactgttgttgttgtctctcagcttctgactgttgttgttgtctctcagcttctgagtgttgttgttgttgtctctcagcttctgagtgttgttgttgttgtctctcagcttctgactgttgttgttgtctctcagcttctgactgttgttgttgttgtctctcagcttctgagtgttgttgttgttgtctctcagcctctgactgttgttgttgttgtctctcagcctctgagtgttgttgttgttgtctctcagcttctgactgttgttgttgttgtctctcagcctctgagtgttgttgttgttgtctctcagcttctgactgttgttgttgttgtctctcagcctctgagtgttgttgttgttgttgtctctcagcttctgactgttgttgttgttgttgtctctcagcctctgagtgttgttgttgttgtctctcagcctctgactgttgttgttgttgttgtctctcagcttctgagtgttgttgttgtctctcagcctctgagtgttgttgttgttgtctctcagcctctgactgttgttgttgttgtctctcagcctctgactgttgttgttgttgttgtctctcagcctctgactgttgttgttgttgtctctcagcctctgactgttgttgttgttgtctctcagcctctgagtgttgttgttgttgtctctcagcctctgactgttgttgttgttgtctctcagcctctgactgttgttgttgttgttgtctctcagcctctgactgttgttgttgttgtctctcagcctctgactgttgttgttgttgtctctcagcctctgagtgttgttgttgttgtctctcagcctctgactgttgttgttgttgtctctcagcctctgactgttgttgttgttgtctctcagcttctgactgttgttgttgtctctcagcctctgactgttgttgttgttgttgtctctcagcctctgagtgttgttgttgttgtctctcagcctctgagtgttgttgttgttgtctctcagcctctgactgttgttgttgttgttgtctctcagcctctgactgttgttgttgttgtctctcagcctctgactgttgttgttgttgtctctcagcctctgagtgttgttgttgttgtctctcagcctctgactgttgttgttgttgtctctcagcctctgagtgttgttgttgttgtctctcagcctctgagtgttgttgttgttgtctctcagcctctgactgttgttgttgtctctcagcctctgagtgttgttgttgttgtctctcagcctctgactgttgttgttgtctctcagcctctgactgttgttgttgtctctcagcctctgagtgttgttgttgttgtctctcagcctctgactgttgttgttgttgtctctcagcctctgactgttgttgttgtctctcagcctctgagtgttgttgttgttgtctctcagcctctgactgttgttgttgttgtctctcagcctctgagtgttgttgttgttgtctctcagcctctgactgttgttgttgttgtctctcagcctctgactgttgttgttgtctaaGTCTAAGTCTAAAAATAATCTACAATAATTAGTCCCATACTaagaataaataacaataataagcATATCTAATAAATACCGTAGTGCAGTGGATTAAACAAACTGAGCAGCATGTTAAGTTAAGACAACATGGCAGCATGACAGATAGCAGGCAGAACGGTGAAAGTGCATTAAATGAGGCATGGAGTTCACCAGTCTCTGGGTAGAAGCTGTGTTTGAGCCTAGTTGTCCTGGTCTTAATGCTCCGCAGCCTCTTGCCGGAGGGGAGCAGGTCAAACAGTCCATGGGCCGGGTGAGTAGGGTCCCCAGTGATGTGGGCCGCACCGCTCCTGCGCCTGCTGATATAGATGTCCTCAATGGAAGGAAGGCTGCTGTGAGTGATCTTCTGGGTGGTTTTCACCACCCTCTGCAGCGccttcctgtcagcagcagagcagtTCCCATACCAGGTGGTGATGGAGAAGGTGAGTGTACTCTCCACCGCACACCTGTAGAAAGCTGCCAGCACTGAGGTATTGAGGCCGTTCTGCCTCAGCCTCCTGAGAAAATAAAGGTGTTGGTCTTCTTTAAGATGTTAGAGGTGTTTATGGTCCACATCAAGTCCCTGGAAATGTGTACTCCAAGGTACTTGAAGCTGTGGACCGTTTACACAGCTGTTCCATTGATTAACAGGGGGGATGGGATGTGGCTTCTCCTTCTAAAATCCATGACCAGCTCCTTCGTCTTCCCCACATTGATGTAGAAGTTATTCTCCCCACACCAGTCGCCAGTCCACCAGATCTTACACCTCCTGCCGGTATGACAGGAgtctctcagcctctgactgttgttgttgttgtctctcagcaTGCGAGCAGTCGAGTGAAGCTGtggtggagctgctgctgaagttTGGAGCTCAGGTGAATCGCTGTAGCAGTCAGGGAGGAAGTCCCCTTCATGAAACCTGCAGACATGGACAACTGCAGCTCTGCAGGATGTTAGTGAAGGCCGGAGCCAAACTGCAAACCAGAGACATCTTTGGCATCCAACCAATTTTTACTGCCTCACAGCATGGACATGCTGACATCATCGACTTCCTCGTCAAGAAAGGTCTGCcttacacactaaaaatcactgggttaaaATGTTTGTCTTCTAGGTGCAGATATAAATGGACAGGCTGATGTTCAGATAACGGATAGATACATGGATACATGGGTCAATACAAGGAAACAATGAGCAGCAGTAAATAAAAGATTTTGTTATGGTTCATATAAATAACCGAGTTTAAAAGAATGtaacagtcatttaaaatgactaCTGTCTGTGTTCACTGGACAGAATATGGTCAGACTGGCTGATAATTCCTTGCTTACTGGGCCTCATGTTTCTCCCAGAGGGAACACAAGTCTCTTTGCTGAACTCCAATTACCTTGGAGCAGACCTTAAAGATATCATTTAGGCATTTCACAAGAAGTCCTGCAGCTGTCTGTATGCGTAATAAAAAGCAGGGGGGACAGGACACGACTCTGGGGTGAGCCTGTATGTGAGAGCTTGGTGTCGAACACATGTCCATTCAACAAAACCTGCTGTATTCTGTCTGTTAGAAAATCTAAAAGCAACATCAAAAGCTGCTCATTTGGTAATTTAAAATAAGAAGCAAGTCAGCCAATCAAATATGAGGCTGTATCTTGTTAAAAACCGAAAAGAAATCAGCAAATAAAAGTCTCACATGCGATTCGTGTTCCTTGAGGTGCTTATACACACTATCGAGAATGAACAGTTTCCTCCACACCTGTAAGTGCAACGGGTCTAGATTCATTATGTTCttctggatttttttattttgggatGGGTATTATAGTGGATGTTTTAGTTCGGCACACATCTGGAAGAGTTTAGTGAAGACCTCACTGAGCTGCGCCCTCAGATGGTATCAGAACCAGCATTCCTCCTTATGTTCATCCTCTTAAATAGGGCTGTGACACATTCCTGAGATATCACAATATCATTCTGAGGTACATGAGACCCTCTAAGCATGGAAACATTTTCAGAGAATTCAGACCTTTTGAAGCGAGAGAATATCAGAGTCATCCACCACATTTACACTGATGGATTGTTTAGTCTCATTTGCACATTGATTAAATGAGGCTATTGATGTTTAAGTGTCAGTGTCTCTCAGGTGCAGATATAAATGCAGCAGCTAAAGACGGAGCGTCTCCGCTGTTTGAAGCCAGTAAGAATGGTCACATCTCTGCTGTGGAGATGCTGTTGTCTCTGAAGGCCGACGCTAACAGATCGACGAGGTCCGGCCTGCTGCCTCTCCACGTGGCTGTTCAGAACCATCACACACGGTCAGATCCTGAATCTGAAACTCCTCTGTGTTCAAATTTTCACTTGATGAATTGACAAACTTCCTTCAGTTTAACACTTTTGGTCAGTATCAGAATGTTCAGCCTGCTTACTTCCTGTTTGTACTTTGCAGGATCGTGATGATGCTGATGGCAGTGACCAGCAGGGTCAGCATTCAGCACAGCGGCATCAATCCTCTGCACATCGCTGCAGAAAAGGACAGGGACGACATCTTGGAGCTGCTGATTGAGGCGGGATTCGATGTCAATGCCAAGCTGTCGCTGGCACGCTCCAACATGTATGAGGACCGGCGCAGCACGCCGCTCTACTTCTCCGTCTACAATGGGAACCTGGAAGCCGCCAAGATGCTACTGGAGGCTGGAGCTGACGCCAACCTGGAGGTTTTTAACCCGCTGCTCATCGCTGTGCGGCTTGGCTGGACGGAGATGGCAGCACTGCTGCTGAGGTATGGCGCTGATGTCAATGCTCAGATCTCCACCCAGCCGTCCTCGTTCCCATCAGCCATCCTGCTCAACATGGAGTCTCTCTCCATGCTCAAACTGCTGCTGGACAACGGCTGTGACGCCCAGCTTTGCTTCGTCTGTCCCTATGGACAGAAGCCACATCCTGCCATCTCACTGGCACGCCATCCCATCGAGGAACTGCTGGTCAGCGGGGATGCACCGCCACAGCACCCCATTCAGGTGAGGGCAGAAATATCTGTCCTCTGAGCATTCTCTGTTCTCTGAGTGCCCTCTGactgtcctctgtcctctgaGTGTCCTCTGAGAGTCCTCTGAGTATCCTCTGTCCTCTGAGTGCCCTCTGAGTACCCTCTGAGTGTCCTCTAAGTGTCTTCTGTCCTCTGAGTGCCCTCTGAGTGTCCTCTGAACATTCTCTGTCCTCTGAGTGCCCTCTGAGTGCCCTCTGAGTGCCCTCTGAGTGTCCTCTAAGTGTCTTCTGTCCTCTGAGTGCCCTCTGAGTGTCCTCTGAATATTCTCTGTCCTCTGAGTGCCCTCTGAGTGCCCTCTGAGTAACCTCTAAGTGTCTTCTGTCCTCTGAGTTTCCTCTGAGTGCCCTCTGAGTGTCCTCTgacagtctctgtcctctgagtGCCCTCTGAGTGTCCTCTAAGTGTCTTCTGTCCTCTGAGTGTCCTCTgacagtctctgtcctctgagtGCCCTCTGAGTGTCCTCTAAGTGTCTTCTGTCCTCTGAGTGTCCTCTGAGTGCCCTCTGAGTGTCCTCTCAGTGTCCTCTGAGTGTCCTCTGAGTGCCCTCTGAGTGTCCTCTgacagtctctgtcctctgagtGCCCTCTGAGTGTCCTCTAAGTGTCTTCTGTCCTCTGAGTGTCCTCTGAGTGCCCTCTGAGTGTCCTCTCAGTGTCCTCTGAGTGTCCTCTGAGTGCCCTCTGAGTGTCCTCTgacagtctctgtcctctgagtGCCCTCTGAGTGTCCTCTgacagtctctgtcctctgagtGCCCTCTGAGTGTCCTCTAAGTGTCTTCTGTCCTCTGAGTGCCCTCTGAGTGTCCTCTAAGTGTCTTCTGTCCTCTGAGTGCCCTCTGAGTGTCCTCTGAACATCCTCAGAGACCTCTGTCCTTGTTGCAGTTCTGTGAGGCCGTCTCAAGGCCGTCTTTCTTTCGTGTCTCTGGTCCAATCATCTCGCTGCTGCTGGACTATGTTGGACACGTCCGTCTCTGCTCTCGGCTGCTGGAGGTTCTGGAGAGTCGCAGCGACTGGGCGCCAATCAAACTGAAAGCTGGTAAGAAACACATCAAACCTGACAaactgttgtcatagcaactgTAATTATGGTAACAGCTGCTAAAAGGTTCCTTTTCTTAGAAAAGTTTTCCATGTTCCCATAAAAGGTCCATAAAAATGTCCCTGAGAACGAGAAAACATTTCTCCAATAAAGTTCTCAGAGTTTCTGTTAATCTctctctgatgatgtcagaggtcACATGACAAATGATGTCATATTAAATCTGTTGAAACAACAACGTGAGCTCAGTTATGGatcactgtgattggctggctgGAGACAGAACTGATTGGAGGCGGGGCTGAGTAGAGGGACCTGGaactgttgtcatagcaacaagtCCTTGAACCCAAACCTGCAGTCAGCTGATCAAGTTCGAGATGATTCAGATTATATATTATAGGTTATTGATCAATCATTGATCAGCTGCTCTTATTATCATAATTAAACCCTTGTCCAGACTGTTGGACCATCTTTTCTCACAGTTATTAATAGCAGTCTGTCCTCTGGAGAGGTTCCTGTTCACAacctttgttaaaaaaaacctggGCTGGATCCTACTGTTTTGGCAAATTTCAGGTCTATCTCTAAATTGCTTTTCCTTTCTAAAATCTTAGAAAAGGTTGTCTATTCTCAGCTCATGGACtttttaaattaacaaaatattcTTGAGATTTTCCACAGATTTTCATTTTAGAACATTGCACAGCACCGAATCAACGCTTTTAAGAGTTTTTAATGACATCTTTTTAGCTACTGACTCTGGTCACTGTGTTGTTCTTGTACTTTTATATTTGACTGCAGCTTTTGATACTGTGGACCATGAAATCCTGATTGCTGGTTTGGAGCAGTGGGTGGGCATCAGTGTCACATCGAACCTTCTGTGTCAGCCTTGATGACTCTGTGTCCTCCACTGCTCGGGTACCACAGGGCTCTGTGCTCGGTCCTCTTTTATTTTCCAAACATGGcatttcttttcattgctatgtGGGTGACAGTCAGATCTATGTCCCCCTAAAAAAGTCAGACTCCTACAGTGTTAAGCCATTGCATGAGTGTTTACATGACATCAAAGCCTGAATGTCTCTAAACTTCCTAAATTTTCATGGTCTTTGGTGGCACTTCTGTGACCCCCCTGGTTGATCTGGGTTCTTTGGCACAGTATCACAAGCCAACTGTGCACAATCTGGGGGTAAAAGTGGACACAGACCTTAAATTCGACAACCAGATTAAAGCTGTGGTGAAGTCAAGCTTTTTCCAGTTGAATTAAACCAGTCCTTCAGAGACGGCACTTTGAGACAGTAATCCACCACTCGGCTGGATTACTGCAATGCACTTTATATGGAGGTTAGTGCGTCCTCCATTGCTCGTCTTCAACTGGTGCAAAATTCTGCTGCACGTCTTTAAACTGGCACAAGCAAGTATGAGCACATTTCACCTATTTTAGCTTCACTCCACTGGCTGCCCGTCcattttaggattcattttaaaatgattttatttgcttttaaagcCTTGAACGGCCTAGCCCCACCTTAcctctctgagctgctgcacGCCTACACTCCCAGCCGCTCTCTCAGGTCAGCTGACCAGCCGCTCTCTCAGGTCAGCTGACCAGCTGCTCCTGACGGTGCCTAAAGCGAAGCTTAAGTTCAGAGGTGAACGAGCATTTGCTGTCACAGCTCCAAAACTGTGGAACGGATTACCGCTGCACATTAGACATTCGGCCTCCTCACCGTctcattttaaatctcttcttaaaaccctcctctcctctctggctTTCACACCATGAAGCGTTTTGCATCTTATGTGAGCCGTGcactttatgtattttatttcatttgtttgtttttatcctatttgatttgattttatcttattttgttttatttgattttatcttatttgattttatcttattttatgacttttatcCTCTTGTGTCCTTCAtcgttttattgtgttttttatctatCTTTAAccttgtgtttgttaaaatcgTGCTATATAAGTGGATAAACTTTATAATGAAGAGTTACAGATACTCGTATGTGATAAAATATACAACTAAACAAAGGTTTGTGAACTAAAAAGAATCAATTCAAGTTCAGTTTGAGATCAAAAAGTCATAAACTGTTTAAGGAGCCAGAACACatttaatgacattaaaaactgaaacttaTTAAATGATTAACGCTGAACACTAGAGTTTGACACCCTCACACATCTGAAGACAATGTGTCATAAAGTCACTGAGTTTTTAGTCACAGACACAGATTTTGCAAAGACTCGGGATCTTGAAGAGTCACTATTTACAAGACTTCCTGCTCCTGGTAGaaattcacaaaaagaaaaactattgAACATcggagcagaaacagaagctgcGCTTGTGTTTGCAGTGGACACACACTACAAACTGTagattaattcattcatttagttAAAACTGAACAACAACAGACACGACACGCTGATTGTTTCTGTTATtactcattttcatttaactttaaCATTTCTTAGATTATATCAACAAAgacaatcacatttcaaaaggtgTCGTGTTGTTCTTGTATTTGTACATTAAAACAGCTTCAACCATGAACCACCTGGACGCAGCGTTCAGCTGCCGGATGTTTcaggagaaacagcagcagcctggagtTTAACTCCTCCAACAGCGGACAGAGAGGAGGTCATATTATACAGAGAGATATTAGCTTTTTCTGGGTGAACAAatattgatgtgattttttaaaaagggaagcTAAAGAGCAACAAGAATGCTGAGCTTTCAAGTTTCACCAGGAGTCACTAGTAAAACCATCAAGCACATCATGTTTCATTaggaaagttttaaaaacatgcacagacCTGCAGACTGCCGTTAGACAGACGTCAACATCAGACGACCTCATCGTACTTCAG includes:
- the asb2a.2 gene encoding ankyrin repeat and SOCS box protein 2 isoform X1; the encoded protein is MSRTGSCAGRTDLLKGSNMAVSEVNVDDYSVYSELSDDELLQIAVERSLTDKNPPADSYQGTSSSSGPPAPAAPNQTNPNPIQRHPDPPRHLRYIPPPQPPPACPAGFPNSANPPTALSRFLYQAFMREFSPLQSVIMNGDVEALLDLVRQRSSSLMEPNNEGWIALHEAAYYGQLPCVRILIRAHPDSVNVCSLRNQTALLLAAGRGHASCVEYLLKHGANINIANKDRETPLFTACEQSSEAVVELLLKFGAQVNRCSSQGGSPLHETCRHGQLQLCRMLVKAGAKLQTRDIFGIQPIFTASQHGHADIIDFLVKKGADINAAAKDGASPLFEASKNGHISAVEMLLSLKADANRSTRSGLLPLHVAVQNHHTRIVMMLMAVTSRVSIQHSGINPLHIAAEKDRDDILELLIEAGFDVNAKLSLARSNMYEDRRSTPLYFSVYNGNLEAAKMLLEAGADANLEVFNPLLIAVRLGWTEMAALLLRYGADVNAQISTQPSSFPSAILLNMESLSMLKLLLDNGCDAQLCFVCPYGQKPHPAISLARHPIEELLVSGDAPPQHPIQFCEAVSRPSFFRVSGPIISLLLDYVGHVRLCSRLLEVLESRSDWAPIKLKAAPPHPLMQLCRLKIRRLLGVRRLRLLHTLPLPVQLIRFLLYDVRCSPELT
- the asb2a.2 gene encoding ankyrin repeat and SOCS box protein 2 isoform X5; translated protein: MCYHDLCFSVGLREFSPLQSVIMNGDVEALLDLVRQRSSSLMEPNNEGWIALHEAAYYGQLPCVRILIRAHPDSVNVCSLRNQTALLLAAGRGHASCVEYLLKHGANINIANKDRETPLFTACEQSSEAVVELLLKFGAQVNRCSSQGGSPLHETCRHGQLQLCRMLVKAGAKLQTRDIFGIQPIFTASQHGHADIIDFLVKKGADINAAAKDGASPLFEASKNGHISAVEMLLSLKADANRSTRSGLLPLHVAVQNHHTRIVMMLMAVTSRVSIQHSGINPLHIAAEKDRDDILELLIEAGFDVNAKLSLARSNMYEDRRSTPLYFSVYNGNLEAAKMLLEAGADANLEVFNPLLIAVRLGWTEMAALLLRYGADVNAQISTQPSSFPSAILLNMESLSMLKLLLDNGCDAQLCFVCPYGQKPHPAISLARHPIEELLVSGDAPPQHPIQFCEAVSRPSFFRVSGPIISLLLDYVGHVRLCSRLLEVLESRSDWAPIKLKAAPPHPLMQLCRLKIRRLLGVRRLRLLHTLPLPVQLIRFLLYDVRCSPELT
- the asb2a.2 gene encoding ankyrin repeat and SOCS box protein 2 isoform X2 — protein: MSSLRSNMAVSEVNVDDYSVYSELSDDELLQIAVERSLTDKNPPADSYQGTSSSSGPPAPAAPNQTNPNPIQRHPDPPRHLRYIPPPQPPPACPAGFPNSANPPTALSRFLYQAFMREFSPLQSVIMNGDVEALLDLVRQRSSSLMEPNNEGWIALHEAAYYGQLPCVRILIRAHPDSVNVCSLRNQTALLLAAGRGHASCVEYLLKHGANINIANKDRETPLFTACEQSSEAVVELLLKFGAQVNRCSSQGGSPLHETCRHGQLQLCRMLVKAGAKLQTRDIFGIQPIFTASQHGHADIIDFLVKKGADINAAAKDGASPLFEASKNGHISAVEMLLSLKADANRSTRSGLLPLHVAVQNHHTRIVMMLMAVTSRVSIQHSGINPLHIAAEKDRDDILELLIEAGFDVNAKLSLARSNMYEDRRSTPLYFSVYNGNLEAAKMLLEAGADANLEVFNPLLIAVRLGWTEMAALLLRYGADVNAQISTQPSSFPSAILLNMESLSMLKLLLDNGCDAQLCFVCPYGQKPHPAISLARHPIEELLVSGDAPPQHPIQFCEAVSRPSFFRVSGPIISLLLDYVGHVRLCSRLLEVLESRSDWAPIKLKAAPPHPLMQLCRLKIRRLLGVRRLRLLHTLPLPVQLIRFLLYDVRCSPELT
- the asb2a.2 gene encoding ankyrin repeat and SOCS box protein 2 isoform X3, which encodes MAVSEVNVDDYSVYSELSDDELLQIAVERSLTDKNPPADSYQGTSSSSGPPAPAAPNQTNPNPIQRHPDPPRHLRYIPPPQPPPACPAGFPNSANPPTALSRFLYQAFMREFSPLQSVIMNGDVEALLDLVRQRSSSLMEPNNEGWIALHEAAYYGQLPCVRILIRAHPDSVNVCSLRNQTALLLAAGRGHASCVEYLLKHGANINIANKDRETPLFTACEQSSEAVVELLLKFGAQVNRCSSQGGSPLHETCRHGQLQLCRMLVKAGAKLQTRDIFGIQPIFTASQHGHADIIDFLVKKGADINAAAKDGASPLFEASKNGHISAVEMLLSLKADANRSTRSGLLPLHVAVQNHHTRIVMMLMAVTSRVSIQHSGINPLHIAAEKDRDDILELLIEAGFDVNAKLSLARSNMYEDRRSTPLYFSVYNGNLEAAKMLLEAGADANLEVFNPLLIAVRLGWTEMAALLLRYGADVNAQISTQPSSFPSAILLNMESLSMLKLLLDNGCDAQLCFVCPYGQKPHPAISLARHPIEELLVSGDAPPQHPIQFCEAVSRPSFFRVSGPIISLLLDYVGHVRLCSRLLEVLESRSDWAPIKLKAAPPHPLMQLCRLKIRRLLGVRRLRLLHTLPLPVQLIRFLLYDVRCSPELT
- the asb2a.2 gene encoding ankyrin repeat and SOCS box protein 2 isoform X4 — its product is MPCRLPQLCKPPNRPITLSLPGLHECFSVGLREFSPLQSVIMNGDVEALLDLVRQRSSSLMEPNNEGWIALHEAAYYGQLPCVRILIRAHPDSVNVCSLRNQTALLLAAGRGHASCVEYLLKHGANINIANKDRETPLFTACEQSSEAVVELLLKFGAQVNRCSSQGGSPLHETCRHGQLQLCRMLVKAGAKLQTRDIFGIQPIFTASQHGHADIIDFLVKKGADINAAAKDGASPLFEASKNGHISAVEMLLSLKADANRSTRSGLLPLHVAVQNHHTRIVMMLMAVTSRVSIQHSGINPLHIAAEKDRDDILELLIEAGFDVNAKLSLARSNMYEDRRSTPLYFSVYNGNLEAAKMLLEAGADANLEVFNPLLIAVRLGWTEMAALLLRYGADVNAQISTQPSSFPSAILLNMESLSMLKLLLDNGCDAQLCFVCPYGQKPHPAISLARHPIEELLVSGDAPPQHPIQFCEAVSRPSFFRVSGPIISLLLDYVGHVRLCSRLLEVLESRSDWAPIKLKAAPPHPLMQLCRLKIRRLLGVRRLRLLHTLPLPVQLIRFLLYDVRCSPELT